The Sinorhizobium fredii genome contains the following window.
ATGTGGCGGTGGCTGAACTCGCGGAACGGTATTTGCCTCTGCTCAAGGAGACGCAGTCGGCACTCCGGCCGCTGGTGCAATAGATCGCATCGCGTCGCGTCCATTTAGTGGGACCGGTATGCCTACCGTTTGGCCAGAGGCGAGCGGCCATCATCGACGGCGTTGCTTTCTAAGTCTTTCCATTCTTTTCGGCGGGTCGACGAATAACACCAGCACAACCGCCGCTGCTACCAGGATGTAGGGCGGAACACCGGTCGTTGCGCTGACAAAGGCAGCAATCAGCATGGCGGCCGCAATATAGATCCCGATCGAGAGAGGACTGGATAGCACGTTCCAAGTGGAATCGGACATACGATCTTTCCAACTGCCGTCGAACGCTGCCATGACTGAAGATCCCCATCGAATGGACCGCCGCTATACGTGTGGAACGAACCACACGGCAAACGACGTCGCAGCGGATCAGACCTTGGCGGCGGAAGCGCCTCCCGGAGCCGGACCAAAGTCCCTGTATTGCCGGCGAAATGTGCGCTCCGATGCCGCCTCATCGTCAATCATTTGCGTCGATGCTGCAGTGCGGCAAAAATCCCCCGCGCGGCCATGAATTCACCAAAACTTCGCGACAGAACGCTATTGCGGGTTGTCCGTGGGATGCGGACGACACCTCTTGCAAGCGGCAAGTCGGCGACATTTCTCCCATGTCTGCCGGCTTTACACACGGGGATGACGGACCATGAAAGTTGTAGTCGAGAATACCGTCTGCTTGAACACCGGCGACGCGGCCATTCTTCTGGCGATCAGGCACATCCTGAAATCGGTGACGGACGAGGACCTGGAATTCCTGGTGTTCGACAGCCAGCCGGAAGTGGCGGCGCGGCTTTATCCGAAGGAGCAATATCCAGACATCGAGCTCAGGAAGCTGCCGTCGGAATCGATCTTCAAGTACAAATACGACGACAACACCGTCAAGAATGCCTTGAAGCAGGTCTATAACCAGGCGGTGTTTCAGGCGCTGCGCCATCTCGGCAGCGGCAACTATCTCGACCGGCGTTTCTTCAGCGATGCGGACCGCAAGAGCCTCGCGCTCTACAAGGATGCCGATATGGTGATCACCACCGGCGGCACCTATCTCGTCGAAAACTATTCGCTCGAACGGCGCATCAACCAGTTCAAGCTTGCCGAGATGCTCGGCAAGAAGACGATCTTCTTCACCCAGTCGCTCGGCCCCTTTTCCAAGCCCTATAACCGCCGCAACCTGCCGCCGGTTTTCAACCGCAGCCCGCTGATCCTGTTGCGCGACGTCCGTTCGCGCGATCACATCCTCGATCTCGTCGACGATCCGTCGAAGTGCCATGTGGTGGCCGATTCCGTCTTTGCGCTCGCCGACGTGGAGCGGGTCAAGGCGCTCTTGACGATCGGCCGACCGGCACCGACCGGCCGCGTCGGCATATCCGTGCGGCACTGGCACTACGTGCAGGGCGGTGGCGGCGGCATGGACCGCTATATCCAGTCGATCCGCGAGATCGCGACGAGGCTCGTGCGCGACCACGGCAAGCAAGTCACTTTCATTTCGACCTGCCAGGGCGTGCCGGAATATGCCCATGACGATTCGAAGACGGCGAAGCTGATCGTCTCCGGCCTCGCGCCCGAGATTGCCGAGCACGTCACGGTCGACGCGGCGTTCCACACGCCGGAACAGCTGATGGCGACCGCCAGGGAGTTCGATTTCGTCGTGGCGACGCGCATGCACATGATGATCATGTCGCTTTGCGTCGGCACCCCGGTGCTGCCGATCGCCTACGAGTTCAAGACCAAGGAAGTCGCCAAGCGGATTGGCGTCGAGGATGTCCTGCTCGATATCGACACGGTGACCCCGGAGGAGGCACTCGGCAAGCTCGACCGCTTCGCCGGCGACCTCGACCGCTATCGCGCGGTCAGCCTCAAGGCAGTACTCGAGGAGAACGCCTCGGCGATGTCGGCGGCGGACCTCATCCGCCCGCTGGTGGCAGGTTCATCGGCGAACGGCGTTCAGGCCCTTCGCCAGGATCTCGAAGAGGACTTGGCGCGGCGCGCGTAGGGCAAGCGCGAAGAGCAGCGCCAGCCCGTAGTTGAGGCAGATCGCCAGAGCCAGCGCGACGACGTTCGAGGAACCGGTCAGGGCTGTCGGCAGCAGCCGGTAGCCGAACCAGGCGATAAGCGCCGAAAGAACGAAGAGGCCCTGGACGTAAAGGAAATCCCGCGCCGAGACAGGCCCGACCCGCTGCAAGAGCCAGGCAAGCACCGGGACCCGCAGAAGGTAGCCGCTGATCGCATAGGCGGCTGCCACCCCGATCGCACCCCATTGCAGACCGACGACGAAAGAAAGCACCGTCGTCAGCGACGAATAGATCCCCCAGCGGAACATCGTCTTCGTCTCGCCCTGGCAGATGAAGATCCAGCCGGTGGTGCTCGAAACCGGCTGCATCAGGCTGGCGACCCCGAGCCAGGCGAAGATCGGCGCGACCGGCAGCCATTGCGCACCGAAGAGGAGGCTGACGGTCGGCTCGGCGGCGCAGGTCAGCGCCGCAATGCCCGGCATGGTCACTGCCGCCAGCAGCCAGTTGGTCCGCATATAGATGTCGCGGAACTGCGGCTTGTCCTCCTGGATACGGCTCATCAGCGGGATCATCACCCGCGACAGGGGCTGGGTGATGTTTTGCAGCGGAAAGAGCAGAAGCTTGTAGGCGCGGTCGTAATAGCCGAGCTCGACCGGTCCGGAGAACTTGCCGATCAGGATGTTGTCGAGATTGCGCGAGAAGAAATTGACGAGGTTGAAGCCGGTGAGATTGGCGCCGAAGGAGATGATCTCACGGTCGATCCGGAAGGCCGGCCGGGCGGGCATCCATCGTGTCGCCCCCCACGCGGCGAGAAGTGCCACGGCGGCCGAGGCCGCCGGGCCGATCACCAGCGACCAGTAGCCCATGCCGAAATAGGCCGCAGCGGCGGTGACGAGGAGGCCGACGACCGCCGCGTAGACATCGTTGAGCGCCAGTTGCCCGAACTTCAAATGCCGGTTCATCAAGGCGAGCGGCAGGGCCGCGAGGCTGCCGAGCAGCAGCGGCAGCGCCGCGGCAATCGCGATCGCCGTCATCCGCTGGTCGCCATAAAAGGCGGCAATGGCGGGGGAAAGGGCAACGACCACCAGGGTGCAGAGAAGGCCGACTAGGGTGCTGATCCAGAAGACCTGGTTGAGCTCTTTCTCGCCGATCTCCTTGCGCTGGATGACGGCCTGCTGCAGGCCGAGATTCTGGAACAGCCCGACGAAGGCGACAATCGGGCTCACGGAAGCGACGAGACCGAAATCCTCCGGCGCCAGCAGCCGGGCGAGCACCACGACTGAGACGAACTGGATGACCATGCGCAGAATTTGAGCGCCGCCCGTCACCAACCCGCCGCGAAGGGCGACGCGGCCGAACTGAAGGTTTTCCTTGTTCAAGCGACAAGCCTCGTTTGGGGGAACCGGCTGAGAATCCGCGCAAAATCATCGTCGAGCGCCTGCATGTCGAACTCGGCTTCGACCTTCCTGCGGGCGTCCCGGGCAATGATCTCGCATTCGTCCGGGTGCTCGGCGATGAAGCGCAGCCGGTCCGCCAGCGTCTCGACATCCCTTTCGGCGGCGAGAAAGCCGGTCTTCCCGTCCTCGATCAGTTCGGGGATACCCGAATGGGTGGAGCTGACCACCGTCAGCCCGGCCGCCATCGCCTCCATCAGTGCCACCGGTATCCCCTCGACATCGCCGTTTTCGGCGGTGACGCTCGGCAGCACGAAGGCATGCGATCGCCGCAGCCATTGCTTGACGTCCTGATGGGGGAGACTGCCGAGGAAGGAAACCTGGCTGGCAATTCCGAGTTCGGCGGCGAGCGCCTCGAGTTCCGGCCGCAGCGGACCATCGCCGATGATCGTATAGCGCCAGTCGAGTGCGGGGGCGGTGCTGCGCAGCCTGCCGAGCGCCCGGAGCGCGAATTCGATGCCCTTCTTCTCGGCCAGCCGGCAGACCGAAATCAATTGCACCGTCGCGCCGCACCAGGATTTCCATTCATAGGGGATCTTCTTGAGGTCGATGCCCATATGGTGGACGGCGACCTTGGCCTCCGGCGCCCCCGCCTCGATCAGCACGCGGCGAAAATAGT
Protein-coding sequences here:
- a CDS encoding lipopolysaccharide biosynthesis protein — encoded protein: MNKENLQFGRVALRGGLVTGGAQILRMVIQFVSVVVLARLLAPEDFGLVASVSPIVAFVGLFQNLGLQQAVIQRKEIGEKELNQVFWISTLVGLLCTLVVVALSPAIAAFYGDQRMTAIAIAAALPLLLGSLAALPLALMNRHLKFGQLALNDVYAAVVGLLVTAAAAYFGMGYWSLVIGPAASAAVALLAAWGATRWMPARPAFRIDREIISFGANLTGFNLVNFFSRNLDNILIGKFSGPVELGYYDRAYKLLLFPLQNITQPLSRVMIPLMSRIQEDKPQFRDIYMRTNWLLAAVTMPGIAALTCAAEPTVSLLFGAQWLPVAPIFAWLGVASLMQPVSSTTGWIFICQGETKTMFRWGIYSSLTTVLSFVVGLQWGAIGVAAAYAISGYLLRVPVLAWLLQRVGPVSARDFLYVQGLFVLSALIAWFGYRLLPTALTGSSNVVALALAICLNYGLALLFALALRAPRQVLFEILAKGLNAVRR
- a CDS encoding polysaccharide pyruvyl transferase family protein yields the protein MKVVVENTVCLNTGDAAILLAIRHILKSVTDEDLEFLVFDSQPEVAARLYPKEQYPDIELRKLPSESIFKYKYDDNTVKNALKQVYNQAVFQALRHLGSGNYLDRRFFSDADRKSLALYKDADMVITTGGTYLVENYSLERRINQFKLAEMLGKKTIFFTQSLGPFSKPYNRRNLPPVFNRSPLILLRDVRSRDHILDLVDDPSKCHVVADSVFALADVERVKALLTIGRPAPTGRVGISVRHWHYVQGGGGGMDRYIQSIREIATRLVRDHGKQVTFISTCQGVPEYAHDDSKTAKLIVSGLAPEIAEHVTVDAAFHTPEQLMATAREFDFVVATRMHMMIMSLCVGTPVLPIAYEFKTKEVAKRIGVEDVLLDIDTVTPEEALGKLDRFAGDLDRYRAVSLKAVLEENASAMSAADLIRPLVAGSSANGVQALRQDLEEDLARRA
- a CDS encoding glycosyltransferase — translated: MRVGFVVGQFPMLSETFVIGQMAGLLRRGFQVEVVCNGISDYNFADRRQEPLATLLARTRDWWGAASRLRPAIGRLPPKLRDKASTALDMSSVARLNACDVIVAHFGHNGARAARLKKWKRLTPPIVTIFHGYDVGVPLKERGLGRYDDLFQHGALNLTVNDYFRRVLIEAGAPEAKVAVHHMGIDLKKIPYEWKSWCGATVQLISVCRLAEKKGIEFALRALGRLRSTAPALDWRYTIIGDGPLRPELEALAAELGIASQVSFLGSLPHQDVKQWLRRSHAFVLPSVTAENGDVEGIPVALMEAMAAGLTVVSSTHSGIPELIEDGKTGFLAAERDVETLADRLRFIAEHPDECEIIARDARRKVEAEFDMQALDDDFARILSRFPQTRLVA